The following proteins are encoded in a genomic region of Flammeovirga pectinis:
- a CDS encoding T9SS type A sorting domain-containing protein, whose translation MKNFYLTINRFKIFTLISLVSFLMINVDGFSKDVDFTFSSKYRKKVVFHYKYKNRKVDDQDFTMYKVKNDKNRLLFKGTYTLPKKYTFIIGHLKIAKNSSLTIPAGHTLVIYGGLTALAGSTLINKGNLVIKGSLFIGNQVDGGQDEYTVDFQNKPNANLYITQGLVGQHVHGSTIAGNIAVIQNVMYHFHLNENTINPTGGVFYYRNNDFSAKANKGTEVIMKLDSMNRARKKYSRGKKGRNEKAKDEKDKKNDRNHNKITDLPVKGYFKKFSDKDPINKESLLKLQPYLLIKYKDKDKLLPVELSSFSCTQEVSFTAINWTTAQEINNSHFIIEKSYDKKNFEKIDEVDGQGNSNVVTEYEIDVPTDKNKTVYYRLTQYDFDGKSESWIQAVMNSDDDKIDVSVYPNPTTDFIKVETNATDDSPMDYYLINASTGAKIKLTSKSSQYSSQKFDVSGLSQGIYILEVLQGNKRIYQNKVIKK comes from the coding sequence ATGAAAAATTTTTATCTTACTATTAATCGTTTTAAAATCTTCACTTTAATTAGTCTAGTCTCATTTTTAATGATAAATGTGGATGGGTTTTCTAAAGATGTAGATTTTACTTTCTCTTCAAAATATAGAAAAAAAGTAGTTTTTCACTATAAATATAAAAACCGCAAAGTTGATGATCAAGATTTTACTATGTATAAAGTAAAAAATGATAAAAATAGACTTTTATTCAAAGGGACTTATACCTTACCAAAAAAATACACTTTCATTATTGGCCATTTAAAAATTGCTAAGAATAGTAGCTTAACTATTCCAGCTGGCCATACATTAGTAATTTATGGGGGATTGACAGCTCTTGCAGGTTCTACTTTAATTAATAAAGGGAATTTAGTTATAAAAGGTTCTTTATTTATTGGTAATCAAGTTGATGGAGGACAAGATGAATATACTGTGGACTTTCAAAATAAGCCAAATGCAAACTTATATATAACACAAGGACTAGTGGGACAACATGTTCATGGTTCTACAATAGCAGGAAATATTGCTGTAATACAAAACGTAATGTACCATTTCCATTTAAATGAAAATACTATCAATCCAACAGGTGGAGTATTTTATTATAGAAATAATGATTTTAGTGCTAAAGCTAATAAAGGAACGGAAGTTATTATGAAACTGGATAGTATGAATAGAGCTAGAAAAAAATATAGTAGAGGAAAAAAAGGAAGAAATGAAAAAGCTAAAGATGAAAAAGATAAAAAAAATGATAGAAATCATAATAAAATTACAGATCTACCTGTCAAAGGATACTTTAAAAAATTCTCTGATAAAGATCCCATTAATAAAGAAAGTTTACTAAAGCTTCAACCCTACCTATTAATAAAATATAAAGATAAAGATAAACTACTCCCAGTAGAACTTTCAAGCTTCTCTTGTACTCAAGAAGTATCTTTTACAGCTATCAATTGGACTACAGCACAAGAAATTAATAACAGTCACTTTATTATTGAAAAATCTTACGATAAAAAGAATTTTGAAAAAATAGATGAAGTTGATGGACAAGGAAATTCTAATGTAGTAACAGAATACGAAATAGATGTTCCTACAGATAAAAACAAAACAGTTTATTACCGATTAACACAATACGATTTTGATGGAAAATCAGAATCTTGGATTCAAGCCGTAATGAATAGTGATGATGATAAAATTGACGTAAGTGTGTACCCTAACCCTACTACAGATTTCATTAAGGTAGAAACAAACGCTACAGATGATAGCCCAATGGATTACTACTTGATCAATGCGAGTACTGGAGCTAAAATAAAATTGACTAGTAAATCATCTCAATATTCATCTCAGAAATTTGATGTTTCTGGCTTATCTCAAGGGATATATATATTAGAAGTTCTACAAGGAAATAAGCGTATTTATCAGAATAAAGTGATTAAGAAGTAA
- a CDS encoding T9SS type A sorting domain-containing protein yields MKNLYTILLILLVSNFSFGQKTVEHKTSFEKKDISKLISSKPIKFNEWNKKYKGYKTSDGKLYKPKKGSKIGHVIYINGDVRIKENQVIEIQAIDTLVINGDVIIENNGTLSNKGNLVIRGSLYLGGYDEITRWVKKRRQWVELTDKVFRNSEEIYFFNESNGKVIIKNNMIGYHPHKSKFYGQIAVLDTVDVHFHSEKEHDNHNKFNPKCFYYSFNNIGKTAKSKEAHKHGDITNQFTTNNKILKSTKLSKVSLSDKIDEIKENELHRLKPYLTKSFKDLPVELSSFSCTQEVSFTAINWTTAQEINNSHFIIEKSYDKKNFEKIDEVDGQGNSNVVTEYEIDVPTDKNKTVYYRLTQYDFDGKSESWIQAVMNGDSDKIDVSVYPNPTTDFIKVESNATDDSPMDYYLINASTGYKIKLTSKSSQYSSQKFDVSGLSQGIYILEVTQGNKRIYQKKIIKN; encoded by the coding sequence ATGAAAAATTTATATACAATTCTTTTAATTTTATTGGTTTCCAATTTTAGTTTTGGACAAAAAACCGTAGAGCATAAAACTTCTTTCGAAAAAAAAGACATATCAAAACTAATCTCATCAAAACCTATAAAATTTAACGAATGGAATAAAAAGTATAAAGGGTATAAAACTTCTGATGGTAAATTATACAAACCTAAAAAAGGTTCAAAAATAGGCCACGTTATATATATAAATGGAGATGTTCGAATCAAGGAAAATCAAGTAATTGAAATACAAGCAATAGATACATTAGTAATTAATGGAGATGTAATAATTGAAAACAACGGTACTTTAAGTAATAAAGGAAATTTAGTTATTAGAGGATCCTTATACTTAGGAGGATACGACGAAATAACACGTTGGGTAAAAAAAAGACGACAGTGGGTAGAATTAACAGATAAAGTATTTAGAAATAGTGAGGAAATTTATTTTTTTAATGAAAGTAATGGAAAAGTGATAATTAAAAATAACATGATCGGTTATCACCCGCATAAAAGTAAATTTTATGGACAAATTGCCGTTTTAGATACGGTTGATGTTCATTTTCATTCTGAAAAAGAACATGATAACCACAATAAATTTAATCCAAAATGCTTTTATTATTCTTTTAACAATATTGGTAAAACAGCAAAAAGTAAAGAAGCACATAAACATGGGGATATAACAAATCAATTTACTACTAATAATAAAATACTCAAATCAACCAAGCTTTCAAAAGTTAGTCTATCAGATAAAATTGACGAAATTAAAGAAAATGAATTACATAGACTTAAACCATATTTAACGAAATCTTTCAAAGACCTCCCAGTAGAACTCTCAAGTTTCTCTTGTACTCAAGAAGTATCTTTTACAGCTATCAATTGGACTACAGCACAAGAAATTAATAACAGTCACTTTATTATTGAAAAATCTTACGATAAAAAGAATTTTGAAAAAATAGATGAAGTTGATGGTCAAGGAAACTCTAATGTAGTTACAGAATACGAAATAGATGTTCCTACTGATAAAAACAAAACAGTTTATTACCGATTAACACAATATGATTTTGATGGAAAATCAGAATCTTGGATTCAAGCCGTAATGAATGGTGATAGTGATAAAATTGACGTAAGTGTGTACCCTAACCCTACTACAGATTTCATTAAAGTAGAATCTAATGCTACAGATGATAGCCCAATGGATTACTACTTGATCAATGCGAGTACTGGTTATAAAATAAAGTTGACTAGTAAATCATCTCAATATTCGTCTCAGAAATTTGATGTTTCTGGTTTATCTCAAGGGATATATATATTAGAAGTTACACAAGGGAATAAGCGTATTTATCAGAAGAAAATTATAAAGAATTAG